Proteins from a genomic interval of Nostoc sp. TCL240-02:
- the mtnA gene encoding S-methyl-5-thioribose-1-phosphate isomerase, translating to MTLSTNHVYPVIWHNESVSLIDQTRLPNEYTFVEIHRSEDMARAIKTMIVRGAPAIGVAAAYGMYLGAREIETSDRTEFLQNLDKVAQLLRSTRPTAVNLFWAISRMLKVAYETLGTVEEIKQTLFQTAQAINAEDLQTCQAIGDNGLAVLPTTPEKLTLLTHCNAGALATAGYGTALGVVRSAWREGRLERLFADETRPRLQGAKLTTWECVQEGIPVTLITDNMAAHCMKQGLIHAVVVGADRIAANGDTANKIGTYSVAIAAKAHNIPFFVAAPLSTVDFELADGSKIPIEERDPTEIYQVGDTILTPEGVDFYNPAFDVTPAELITAIITENGAIAPHELAKSQVKQLV from the coding sequence ATGACACTTTCTACAAACCACGTTTATCCCGTTATTTGGCACAATGAATCGGTGTCATTAATTGACCAAACGCGCTTACCCAACGAATATACATTTGTGGAAATTCACCGCAGTGAAGATATGGCACGGGCGATTAAAACCATGATTGTTCGAGGTGCGCCTGCAATTGGTGTGGCTGCGGCTTATGGAATGTATCTTGGCGCAAGGGAAATTGAAACTAGTGATCGCACCGAATTTTTGCAAAACTTAGATAAAGTAGCCCAGTTGTTGCGTTCTACTCGTCCGACGGCGGTAAATTTATTTTGGGCAATCAGCCGGATGCTGAAAGTTGCCTACGAAACGCTGGGAACGGTAGAAGAGATTAAGCAAACCCTGTTCCAAACAGCCCAAGCAATTAACGCTGAAGATTTACAAACCTGTCAGGCGATCGGCGACAATGGTTTAGCAGTCTTGCCCACTACCCCAGAAAAGCTGACACTGCTTACTCACTGCAACGCTGGGGCGCTAGCTACGGCTGGTTATGGCACTGCTTTGGGTGTGGTGCGTTCTGCTTGGAGAGAAGGACGTTTAGAACGTTTATTTGCCGACGAAACCCGTCCCCGCTTGCAAGGCGCAAAACTCACCACTTGGGAATGTGTGCAAGAAGGTATTCCAGTGACATTAATTACTGATAATATGGCAGCCCATTGCATGAAACAGGGTTTGATTCATGCTGTAGTTGTGGGTGCCGATCGCATTGCTGCTAATGGCGACACTGCTAATAAAATTGGTACATATAGTGTGGCAATCGCAGCTAAAGCTCATAATATCCCCTTCTTTGTGGCTGCACCCCTTTCCACCGTTGATTTTGAATTGGCCGATGGCAGCAAAATTCCAATTGAAGAACGCGATCCAACAGAAATATATCAAGTCGGGGATACTATTCTCACACCTGAAGGTGTCGATTTTTACAACCCAGCTTTTGATGTGACTCCGGCTGAGTTGATTACAGCCATCATTACAGAGAATGGAGCGATCGCACCTCATGAATTAGCGAAATCACAGGTAAAGCAATTAGTGTAA
- a CDS encoding NADP-dependent isocitrate dehydrogenase produces the protein MYEKITPPAAGAKITFKNGEPIVPDNPIIPFIRGDGTGIDIWPATQKVLDAAVAKAYKGQRQISWFKVYAGDEACDLYGTYQYLPQDTLTAIEEYGVAIKGPLTTPIGGGIRSLNVALRQIFDLYACVRPCRYYAGTPSPHKNPEKLDVIVYRENTEDIYLGIEWRQGSEIGDRLIKILNEELIPATPEHGKKRIPLDSGIGIKPISKTGSQRLVRRAIKHALLLPKNKQQVTLVHKGNIMKYTEGAFRDWGYELATSEFRQETVTEQESWILSNKEKNPNISLEENARQIEPGFDNLTPDKKAQVVKEVETVLNTIWATHGDGKWKEKVLVNDRIADSIFQQIQTRPDEYSILATMNLNGDYLSDAAAAIVGGLGMGPGANIGDSSAIFEATHGTAPKHAGLDRINPGSVILSGVMMLEFLGWQEAADLVKKGLSDAIANSQVTYDLARLLEPPVEPLKCSEFADAIIQHFG, from the coding sequence ATGTACGAAAAGATTACCCCCCCCGCAGCCGGAGCAAAGATCACCTTCAAAAATGGTGAACCAATCGTACCGGACAATCCAATTATCCCCTTTATTCGCGGCGATGGTACAGGTATAGACATCTGGCCTGCTACCCAAAAAGTCCTCGATGCTGCTGTAGCCAAAGCATATAAGGGTCAACGTCAAATTAGCTGGTTCAAGGTTTACGCTGGTGACGAAGCTTGCGATTTATATGGTACTTATCAGTATTTACCTCAAGACACTCTCACGGCAATTGAAGAATATGGTGTAGCGATTAAAGGGCCTTTGACTACTCCCATTGGGGGCGGAATTCGTTCTTTAAATGTGGCGCTGCGGCAAATTTTTGACTTGTATGCTTGCGTGCGTCCTTGCCGTTACTATGCAGGTACGCCCTCACCCCACAAAAACCCAGAAAAGCTGGATGTAATTGTTTATCGGGAAAATACAGAAGATATTTATTTAGGCATTGAGTGGCGACAAGGTAGCGAAATCGGCGATCGCTTAATTAAAATTCTCAATGAAGAACTAATCCCCGCCACACCAGAACATGGGAAAAAACGCATTCCTCTTGATTCTGGTATTGGCATCAAACCCATCAGCAAAACTGGTTCTCAGCGCCTAGTCAGACGTGCCATCAAACACGCTTTGCTATTGCCCAAAAATAAGCAACAGGTGACTTTGGTGCATAAGGGCAACATCATGAAGTACACCGAAGGAGCTTTCCGCGACTGGGGTTATGAACTAGCAACTAGTGAATTCCGCCAAGAAACTGTCACTGAACAAGAATCTTGGATTTTGAGTAACAAGGAAAAAAATCCGAATATTTCCTTAGAAGAAAACGCCCGCCAGATTGAGCCTGGGTTTGATAATCTTACCCCAGACAAGAAAGCGCAAGTTGTCAAGGAAGTTGAAACTGTTCTTAACACAATTTGGGCAACCCACGGCGATGGCAAATGGAAAGAGAAAGTTTTGGTGAATGACCGGATTGCTGACAGTATTTTTCAACAAATCCAAACCAGACCGGATGAATATTCGATTTTGGCAACGATGAACTTAAACGGCGATTACTTGTCTGATGCCGCCGCAGCAATTGTTGGGGGATTGGGAATGGGGCCAGGGGCAAATATTGGTGATTCTAGTGCCATATTTGAAGCTACCCACGGTACTGCACCCAAACACGCCGGCTTAGATCGGATTAATCCGGGTTCAGTGATTTTGTCTGGTGTGATGATGCTGGAATTTTTGGGTTGGCAAGAAGCCGCAGACCTAGTTAAGAAAGGTTTAAGCGATGCGATCGCCAATAGTCAAGTCACCTACGATTTAGCCCGACTGCTAGAACCGCCAGTTGAACCCTTAAAATGTTCTGAATTTGCCGATGCAATTATTCAGCATTTTGGTTAA
- a CDS encoding GUN4 domain-containing protein — MTDPMILSGPANDIDSLRQPLIAGSEKVQQQTIPQLAELGNEGLDVLMEFLLKRRENPATWIDGKAYQVLYNSDAPQAKEFLRSCFPEGIVPLKSECGINYNSLQQLLAAQDFQAADRVTIEKMCELSGPTAVQRKWLYFTEVENTPAVDLQTINNLWLVHSEGKFGFSVQREIWLSLGKNWENFWPKIGWKEGNNWTRYPNSFTWDLSAPRGHLPLSNQLRGVRVFASLLSHPAWTKNSEK, encoded by the coding sequence ATGACAGACCCAATGATTTTATCAGGCCCTGCAAATGACATCGACTCCCTCCGACAACCATTAATCGCCGGGTCTGAAAAAGTCCAACAACAGACAATCCCACAGTTAGCTGAGTTGGGTAATGAGGGATTAGACGTGTTGATGGAATTTTTACTGAAACGACGTGAGAACCCAGCGACTTGGATTGATGGCAAAGCTTACCAAGTCCTTTACAACTCTGATGCACCTCAAGCCAAAGAATTTCTGCGCTCCTGTTTTCCTGAAGGAATTGTACCTCTAAAATCAGAGTGCGGGATTAACTACAATTCTTTACAACAGCTACTTGCTGCTCAAGACTTCCAAGCAGCCGATCGCGTCACCATCGAAAAAATGTGTGAACTATCAGGGCCAACGGCTGTACAACGCAAGTGGTTGTACTTTACCGAGGTAGAAAATACCCCGGCTGTTGACTTACAAACCATTAACAACCTCTGGTTAGTCCACTCCGAAGGTAAATTTGGCTTTTCAGTGCAGCGAGAAATCTGGTTGAGTTTGGGTAAAAATTGGGAGAATTTCTGGCCGAAAATTGGCTGGAAAGAAGGTAATAATTGGACGCGATACCCTAACAGCTTTACCTGGGATTTGAGTGCGCCTAGAGGTCACTTACCCCTTTCTAATCAGCTGCGGGGGGTACGAGTGTTTGCTTCTTTACTCTCTCACCCTGCTTGGACAAAGAACTCAGAAAAATAA
- a CDS encoding ABC transporter ATP-binding protein: protein MANVRLEDIKRRFNNVTAIEDITFEIPDGEFWVLVGPSGCGKSTILRTIAGLETATSGKLFIGDRLVNNIPARQRDVAMVFQNYALYPHMSVAENIGFGLQMRKVDRKIIQERVMNVARSLSLDHLLDRKPKQLSGGQQQRVALGRAIAREPQVFLLDEPLSNLDAQLRDDTRAELKQLHQELGITTIYVTHDQVEAMTLADKIVVLNRGRIQQIGDPQTIYASPANQMVASFLGSPPMNILPAIYQNNGFDVSGQLLTIPAVVKEKLQLRQGHSYDLGIRPEHIFINVDASLRDATRTACRTLPPNRQEENESHLIVEVKLVEPLGRETLIRAGLPGSAVVLNIQVGGDVRPRPGDRLSLQLDLNHLFVFDPKTGDRIL, encoded by the coding sequence ATGGCAAACGTTCGTCTAGAAGATATTAAGCGTAGATTTAATAATGTCACCGCGATCGAGGATATTACCTTTGAAATTCCTGATGGCGAGTTTTGGGTTTTAGTGGGACCATCGGGTTGTGGTAAATCGACAATTTTGCGAACGATCGCGGGTTTAGAAACCGCCACATCTGGCAAACTCTTTATTGGCGATCGCTTGGTGAATAATATCCCAGCCAGACAGCGAGATGTGGCGATGGTGTTCCAAAACTACGCCCTCTATCCTCACATGAGCGTGGCGGAAAATATCGGCTTTGGCTTGCAAATGCGGAAGGTTGACCGAAAAATCATTCAAGAACGGGTGATGAATGTAGCGCGATCACTTTCTCTGGATCACCTACTGGATCGTAAACCCAAACAACTTTCTGGGGGACAGCAACAACGAGTAGCATTAGGAAGAGCGATCGCTCGTGAACCCCAAGTTTTTTTACTTGATGAACCTTTATCTAATTTAGATGCCCAATTACGCGACGATACAAGGGCGGAATTAAAACAGTTACATCAAGAATTAGGGATTACAACTATTTACGTCACCCACGATCAAGTTGAAGCAATGACTTTGGCTGATAAAATTGTCGTACTAAATCGCGGGCGAATTCAACAAATCGGCGATCCCCAAACTATTTATGCAAGTCCTGCTAATCAAATGGTGGCAAGTTTTTTAGGTAGTCCACCAATGAATATCTTACCTGCAATCTATCAAAATAACGGTTTTGATGTGAGTGGGCAGTTATTAACGATTCCAGCAGTTGTGAAAGAAAAATTACAGTTGCGTCAGGGGCACAGTTATGATTTGGGGATTCGTCCAGAGCATATTTTTATTAACGTAGACGCTTCTCTACGAGACGCTACGCGAACGGCTTGCCGCACGCTACCGCCAAATCGCCAAGAAGAAAATGAGAGTCACCTGATTGTAGAAGTGAAATTGGTTGAACCTTTGGGAAGGGAAACTTTGATTCGTGCTGGCTTACCTGGTTCGGCGGTGGTGTTGAATATTCAGGTAGGTGGGGACGTGCGTCCGCGTCCAGGCGATCGCCTTTCTCTACAACTTGATTTAAATCACTTGTTTGTATTTGATCCCAAAACTGGGGACAGGATATTATAA
- a CDS encoding superoxide dismutase: MAINRRNLLFLLIAGAGAFALDACASAEKSPDGNAATPESTPNTKANTTQNKTGAIQLPPLPYAYEALEPHIDAKTMQFHHDKHHATYVKNLNAALDKHPELKGKTIEELLQKLDSVPQDIRKIVRNNGGGHVNHSMFWEIMKPKGGGEPTGNIASAINQSFGSFAAFKKQFNEAGASRFGSGWVWLVRNKGGKLEVTTTANQDSPLSAGKYPILGNDVWEHAYYLNYQNRRADYLDAWWNVVNWDEINKRFAAASKLA, from the coding sequence ATGGCTATTAATCGACGCAATTTATTGTTTTTACTCATAGCGGGTGCGGGTGCTTTTGCATTAGATGCTTGTGCATCGGCAGAGAAATCTCCTGATGGAAACGCTGCAACTCCTGAATCAACACCAAACACAAAAGCGAATACAACACAAAATAAAACAGGTGCTATTCAACTACCGCCTTTACCTTACGCATACGAAGCACTGGAACCACACATTGATGCTAAAACGATGCAATTCCACCACGATAAACACCACGCAACTTATGTAAAAAACCTGAATGCAGCGTTAGATAAACACCCAGAACTCAAAGGAAAAACTATTGAAGAACTGTTGCAGAAACTTGACAGTGTACCACAAGATATTCGCAAAATAGTACGCAATAATGGCGGCGGTCATGTGAACCACTCAATGTTCTGGGAAATTATGAAGCCAAAAGGTGGAGGAGAACCAACAGGAAATATAGCCTCGGCGATTAATCAAAGTTTTGGTAGTTTTGCAGCTTTCAAAAAACAGTTTAATGAAGCAGGTGCTAGTCGTTTTGGTAGTGGTTGGGTTTGGCTAGTGCGTAATAAAGGTGGCAAGTTGGAAGTGACAACTACTGCTAACCAAGATAGTCCTTTAAGTGCAGGTAAATATCCCATTTTAGGTAATGACGTATGGGAACATGCATATTATCTCAATTACCAGAATCGCCGCGCCGATTATTTAGATGCTTGGTGGAATGTGGTTAATTGGGATGAGATTAACAAGCGTTTTGCAGCAGCCAGTAAACTTGCATAA
- the rsmG gene encoding 16S rRNA (guanine(527)-N(7))-methyltransferase RsmG: MTNLLPEMAEIWQQTLNWQPTVQQQEQFQRLYELILEGNRQLNLTRITDPQEFWEKHLWDSLRGILPLLSGNLPPASPTIIDIGTGAGFPGVPVAMTVTNCTITLLDSTQKKITFLDNLLSELALTNAKTLVGRAEEIGQHPQHRKAYDIALIRAVGAVSVCAEYTLPLLKQGGLAIIYRGNWTKDETTALQNAVKLLGGVIESIEQFTTPLSHSIRHCVYLRKVATTPVQFPRPIGVPTQKPL, translated from the coding sequence ATGACAAACTTATTGCCTGAGATGGCAGAAATCTGGCAGCAAACTCTGAATTGGCAACCAACTGTCCAACAGCAAGAACAATTTCAAAGGCTTTATGAGTTAATCCTAGAAGGTAATCGTCAATTAAATTTAACTCGCATTACTGACCCCCAAGAATTTTGGGAAAAACATCTCTGGGATTCTCTACGAGGAATTCTACCCCTGTTATCAGGAAATTTACCCCCGGCTTCCCCTACTATCATTGATATTGGTACAGGTGCAGGTTTTCCAGGTGTTCCAGTGGCAATGACAGTAACTAATTGCACAATTACTCTTCTGGATTCCACTCAGAAAAAAATTACTTTTCTCGACAATCTATTATCTGAACTTGCCCTTACTAATGCTAAAACTCTTGTTGGTAGAGCTGAGGAAATCGGTCAGCATCCTCAGCATCGAAAGGCTTATGATATTGCACTGATACGTGCTGTCGGGGCAGTTTCTGTTTGTGCAGAATATACCTTACCACTGCTCAAACAGGGAGGTTTAGCTATAATTTATCGCGGTAATTGGACAAAGGATGAAACAACAGCTTTGCAGAATGCTGTGAAGCTGTTGGGTGGCGTTATTGAATCAATCGAACAATTTACAACACCCTTGAGTCACAGCATCCGGCACTGTGTGTATTTGCGTAAGGTAGCCACCACACCAGTTCAGTTTCCCCGTCCTATTGGTGTACCTACTCAAAAGCCTCTTTAA